The proteins below come from a single Xenopus tropicalis strain Nigerian chromosome 9, UCB_Xtro_10.0, whole genome shotgun sequence genomic window:
- the vasn gene encoding vasorin precursor: MWHLLVWIILLATAQQMITEGCPAGCQCNTPQTVFCLARKNSNFPRSVPPDTLNLYVFENGISSIEESSFIGLNGLHLLDLSHNQLSSLPGGVFRNLANLSNLDLTSNQLTEISADTFQGLSRLERLYLNGNRIRSIHPEAFKGIESLLELKLSNNQLVTPPAFSLPHLLLLDLSYNAIPVIQQGVFNAGNIESLRLAGLGLKEVPEELLSGLKNLHELDLSDNQLDKVPPGLHGLTKLNIAGNVGFSQIQVDDLSNLPALQELDLSGLSLQTLPKGLFRSSKRLRAVSLAQNPFNCVCSLGWLSEWMRVSGVVLLRPDETRCHFPPKNAGKTLRQLRDSEYGCPAPTTIQMPSTMPPSTTTGPPTTTKHLQTEAPTTASTTTTTIPHQEQEEDTQPFQFDFEDTLCPPQTCLNGGSCHLDPTGQLECECPPGFQGTYCETGPVTPAVVTEMYIEQVKIIEVTVSSIRVDLQSYSQNKEKLRAIRLTVRNLYGADRRPMIYKLPPTLPEYTVRALSSNSSYWVCLGSQGEGGPEEDLCTETHTLGEPPKHSPQVTQSQEGNLTLVLVPAVAAGILLSAAVAAAACYARRRKGKGHSVEDGGPLEMDGVKKGLDGKGEVKKLSEDPTGPEKTGAESEEPLMDSTRIGNNNDAPTGRLPHSYF; this comes from the coding sequence ATGTGGCATCTGCTAGTATGGATTATTCTGCTTGCCACTGCCCAACAGATGATTACTGAAGGTTGCCCAGCTGGCTGCCAGTGCAATACGCCACAGACCGTGTTCTGCCTTGCACGCAAGAACTCAAACTTCCCACGAAGTGTGCCCCCTGACACTCTCAATCTGTATGTATTTGAGAATGGCATCAGCTCCATCGAGGAGAGCAGTTTTATTGGGCTAAATGGTTTACATCTCCTAGACCTCTCTCACAACCAATTATCTAGTCTCCCAGGTGGAGTATTCAGGAACTTGGCCAACCTGAGCAACCTAGACCTTACATCCAACCAGCTGACAGAGATCTCTGCAGACACCTTTCAGGGTCTGAGCCGGCTGGAGAGGCTGTACCTCAATGGAAACCGTATCCGCAGCATTCACCCAGAAGCTTTTAAGGGTATTGAAAGTCTGCTGGAACTCAAGCTGAGCAACAACCAACTGGTAACACCTCCAGCTTTTTCTCTGCCCCATCTCTTGCTCCTTGATCTGAGCTACAATGCAATTCCTGTAATCCAACAAGGGGTCTTTAATGCAGGCAATATTGAGTCTCTTCGTCTTGCTGGTCTTGGTTTGAAAGAAGTACCAGAAGAGTTGCTGAGTGGCCTCAAGAACCTTCATGAACTTGACCTGTCTGACAACCAGCTGGACAAAGTACCTCCAGGGCTGCATGGGTTGACAAAACTAAACATTGCTGGTAATGTGGGATTCTCTCAGATCCAAGTGGATGACCTTTCAAACCTTCCTGCACTACAAGAGCTAGATTTAAGTGGGCTCAGCCTACAAACCCTGCCAAAGGGTCTATTTAGATCTTCCAAACGCCTGCGGGCTGTGAGCCTGGCACAAAATCCATTCAACTGTGTTTGCTCGCTAGGCTGGTTATCAGAATGGATGCGGGTTAGTGGAGTGGTACTGCTGCGGCCAGATGAGACACGCTGCCATTTTCCTCCTAAAAATGCTGGCAAGACTTTGAGGCAGCTGCGGGATTCTGAGTATGGATGCCCAGCACCAACAACTATTCAGATGCCATCAACAATGCCACCAAGCACCACCACTGGGCCACCCACAACCACTAAGCACTTGCAGACTGAAGCCCCAACTACTGCCTCCACTACAACTACCACCATCCCTcaccaggagcaggaagaagACACTCAACCATTTCAATTTGACTTTGAAGACACTTTGTGCCCACCCCAGACTTGTCTGAATGGAGGTTCCTGCCATCTAGATCCCACTGGCCAACTGGAATGTGAATGCCCACCTGGATTTCAGGGCACCTATTGCGAGACTGGTCCAGTCACACCAGCTGTAGTTACAGAGATGTACATAGAACAGGTGAAAATCATTGAAGTGACCGTTAGCTCTATTCGAGTTGATCTTCAAAGTTACAGCCAAAACAAAGAAAAGCTAAGGGCAATCAGACTAACTGTGCGTAATCTGTATGGTGCAGACCGTCGGCCTATGATATATAAGTTACCTCCTACTCTGCCTGAATACACAGTGAGGGCATTGTCCTCCAATAGTTCCTATTGGGTATGCCTTGGGTCACAGGGTGAGGGAGGTCCAGAAGAGGATCTGTGCACTGAAACTCACACTTTAGGAGAACCTCCAAAGCACAGTCCCCAAGTCACCCAATCCCAAGAAGGAAACCTTACCCTGGTGCTAGTGCCTGCGGTGGCTGCTGGGATCCTTCTGTCTGCAGCAGTAGCAGCCGCAGCTTGCTATGCTAGGAGACGTAAGGGAAAGGGACACTCTGTTGAGGATGGTGGTCCTCTAGAAATGGATGGAGTAAAAAAAGGACTAGATGGGAAGGGTGAGGTCAAAAAACTATCAGAGGATCCAACTGGGCCTGAAAAAACTGGTGCAGAATCAGAGGAGCCTCTAATGGACTCAACAAGGATTGGGAACAATAATGATGCACCCACAGGCAGACTCCCTCATTCATATTTCTAA